One window from the genome of Cucumis melo cultivar AY chromosome 10, USDA_Cmelo_AY_1.0, whole genome shotgun sequence encodes:
- the LOC103489543 gene encoding ABC transporter C family member 13-like, with product MEFPHFLPKAIIVDFASFTLSFIICCTALTVNYSKKHNDLEKPLLQKDNDCSYEDGGGFISPGLWSRITFQWLNPLFKRGRNQKLELAHVPCVPQSETAEYASSLLEESLQRKKVECSSLPNAIFLATWKSLALTAIFAGVKTLASFMGPLLITHFVNYLLGKSDDSSNRDGFILAFFFFFAKTAESLTQRELLSDVFYAVFYEGFRVMKNGQIVQSGKYGELMSDSNGELARHVVAHRRFLNGVKPFFEDKSHHKRPHKTHQIEVLDENSSLTLGNGSHSVRTQEEEIQIGRVKWSVYSTFITSAYKGALVPVILLCQVLFQILQMGSNYWISWETEEGKVSREQLLGIFILMSGGSSIFILGQAVVMATIAIETAQRMFLGMVTSIFAAPISFFDAKSSSQILCRSSTDQSTLDTDIPYRLGGLAFALIQLLSIIILMSKGYYISSARELARMIEIQKAPILPHFSETVVGATIIRCFDQEDRFLKKIMNLVDDYPRVWLKIENWSVGQRQLVCLARVLLKKRRILVLDEATASIDTATENIIQETIREETNGCTVITVAHRIPTIIVNDLVLVLDEGKVIEYDSPSRLLKNNSSMFSKLVAEFLGRSSNSHTQSMGNFVNTHANQI from the exons ATGGAGTTTCCTCATTTTCTTCCAAAAGCTATTATTGTAGATTTTGCGTCATTCACTTTGTCTTTCATTATCTGTTGTACTGCACTGACGGTAAACTATTCCAAGAAACACAATGATCTTGAAAAGCCATTACTTCAAAAAGACAATGATTGTTCTTATGAAGATGGTGGTGGTTTCATCAGTCCCGGATTATGGAGTCGAATTACATTCCAATGGTTGAATCCTCTCTTCAAAAGGGGGAGGAACCAGAAACTTGAATTAGCTCATGTTCCTTGTGTACCTCAATCTGAAACAGCTGAATATGCTTCCTCATTGCTAGAAGAATCACTTCAGAGAAAGAAAGTTGAATGTTCTTCATTGCCTAATGCTATATTTTTAGCCACATGGAAATCCCTTGCCTTAACTGCAATTTTTGCAG GAGTCAAAACATTGGCATCCTTTATGGGGCCTTTACTAATCACCCACTTTGTGAATTATCTCTTGGGAAAAAGTGATGACTCAAGCAACCGTGATGGATTCATTCTtgcgttcttcttcttctttgctaAAACAGCGGAGTCTCTTACTCAAAGAGAACTTCTATCTGATGTGTTTTATGCAGTCTTTTATGAAGG TTTCCGGGTGATGAAAAATGGTCAAATTGTTCAATCAGGAAAATATGGAGAATTGATGTCAGACTCAAACGGTGAACTTGCTAGGCACGTTGTAGCTCATAGAAGATTCTTAAATGGAGTTAAGCCCTTCTTTGAAGATAAATCTCATCATAAAAGACCGCATAAAACACATCAGATAGAAGTTCTAGATGAAAACTCTTCCCTAACCCTTGGAAATGGTAGCCACTCTGTGAGAACTCAAGAAGAGGAAATTCAAATTGGTCGTGTAAAATGGAGTGTCTACTCAACCTTCATCACATCTGCTTATAAAGGAGCTCTTGTTCCTGTAATCCTTCTATGTCAAGTTTTGTTTCAAATCCTTCAGATGGGCAGTAATTACTGGATTTCTTGGGAAACAGAAGAAGGAAAGGTCAGCAGAGAGCAATTGTTAGGGATCTTCATTTTGATGTCCGGTGGGAGCTCCATCTTTATATTAGGCCAAGCCGTTGTGATGGCAACCATTGCTATTGAGACTGCACAACGAATGTTCCTTGGAATGGTGACATCAATATTTGCAGCACCTATTTCATTCTTTGATGCTAAATCTTCAAGCCAAATCCTTTGCAGA TCTTCTACTGATCAAAGCACCTTGGATACAGATATTCCTTATAGATTAGGAGGATTGGCTTTTGCTCTCATTCAGTTATTAAGTATCATCATTCTGATGTCCAAG GGATATTACATCAGTAGTGCAAGAGAACTAGCTAGAATGATTGAGATTCAGAAGGCTCCAATTCTCCCACACTTTTCTGAAACAGTCGTTGGTGCAACAATTATCCGTTGTTTTGATCAAGAGGATCGTTTCTTGAAAAAGATAATGAACCTGGTTGATGACTATCCACGTGTG TGGCTGAAGATAGAGAATTGGAGTGTGGGACAGCGGCAACTTGTTTGCCTAGCCAGGGTGCTCCTCAAGAAGCGTAGAATTCTTGTGTTGGATGAGGCTACAGCTTCCATTGATACTGCAACAGAAAATATAATTCAGGAAACAATAAGAGAGGAGACTAATGGTTGTACCGTCATTACCGTTGCTCATCGAATACCGACAATCATCGTTAACGATTTGGTTTTGGTTCTTGATGAAG GCAAGGTCATCGAGTACGATTCACCATCTCGATTACTCAAGAACAATTCTTCTATGTTTTCAAAGTTGGTGGCAGAATTCTTGGGCAGATCATCCAATAGTCACACACAATCTATGGGGAATTTTGTCAACACCCACGCAAACCAAATATGA
- the LOC103488913 gene encoding lysine histidine transporter 1 translates to MTQLEMAEQSGKNANQKAIDDWLPITSSRNAKWWYAAFHNVTAMVGAGVLSLPYAMSELGWGPGSVIMILSWIITLYTLWQMVEMHEMVPGKRFDRYHELGQHAFGEKLGLWIVVPQQLTVEIGVNIVYMVTGGKSLKKFHETVCPSCSQIKTSYFIVIFASLHFVLSHLPNFNSISGVSLAAAVMSLSYSTIAWVASLEKGVQPNVDYSYKASSTSEGVFHFLSGLGEVAFAFAGHNVVLEIQATIPSTPEKPSKGPMWKGVILAYLVVALCYFPVAFIGYWVFGNTVEDNILISLEKPAWLIATANMFVVIHVIGSYQIYAMPVFDMIETLLVKRLKFKPCFRLRFITRSLYVAFTMLVGIAVPFFGGLLGFFGGLAFAPTTYFLPCTMWLAICKPRRFSLSWITNWICIVFGVLLMVLSPIGGLRTLILSAKNYRFFS, encoded by the exons ATGACTCAACTAGAAATGGCAGAGCAGAGTGGAAAGAATGCAAATCAGAAAGCCATTGATGATTGGCTTCCAATTACTTCTTCAAGGAATGCTAAATGGTGGTATGCTGCTTTTCATAATGTTACTGCCATGGTTGGTGCTGGTGTTCTTAGCCTTCCTTATGCCATGTCCGAGCTTGGATg GGGACCTGGTTCAGTGATAATGATTCTATCATGGATCATTACGCTATATACGTTATGGCAAATGGTGGAGATGCATGAGATGGTACCAGGAAAGAGGTTTGATAGGTACCACGAGCTAGGCCAACATGCCTTTGGCGAAAAGCTCGGCCTTTGGATTGTGGTTCCTCAACAACTAACCGTTGAAATTGGTGTCAACATCGTTTACATGGTCACTGGTGGCAAATCGTTAAAAAAGTTCCATGAGACTGTTTGTCCTAGCTGCTCTCAAATCAAAACCTCTTACTTCATCGTCATTTTCGCCTCCCTACATTTTGTCCTCTCCCACCTCCCCAATTTCAACTCCATCTCCGGCGTCTCTCTCGCCGCGGCAGTCATGTCTCTCAGCTACTCCACCATTGCTTGGGTTGCTTCCTTGGAGAAAGGGGTGCAGCCCAATGTGGACTATAGCTACAAAGCAAGTAGCACATCAGAAGGTGTTTTTCACTTCTTGAGTGGATTGGGGGAAGTGGCTTTTGCTTTTGCTGGTCATAACGTTGTTTTGGAGATCCAAGCTACCATTCCTTCCACCCCTGAAAAGCCTTCCAAAGGCCCCATGTGGAAAGGAGTCATTTTGGCTTACTTGGTTGTGGCTCTATGTTACTTCCCTGTTGCCTTTATTGGCTATTGGGTCTTCGGTAACACAGTTGAAGACAACATCCTAATTTCTCTTGAGAAACCTGCTTGGCTCATTGCCACTGCCAACATGTTTGTCGTCATCCACGTCATTGGCAGCTATCAG ATCTATGCTATGCCAGTGTTTGACATGATCGAGACCTTGTTAGTGAAAAGATTGAAATTCAAACCTTGTTTCCGACTTCGATTCATCACTCGAAGTTTATACGTCG CCTTTACAATGCTTGTGGGTATAGCTGTTCCTTTCTTTGGTGGCCTTCTTGGTTTCTTTGGAGGCCTTGCTTTTGCTCCCACTACTTACTTT CTCCCTTGCACCATGTGGTTGGCCATTTGTAAGCCCAGGAGATTCAGCCTATCTTGGATCACAAATTGG ATATGCATTGTGTTTGGAGTTTTGCTGATGGTTCTATCGCCCATCGGAGGGTTGAGAACGCTCATCCTTTCAGCCAAGAATTACCGATTCTTCTCATAG
- the LOC103488912 gene encoding TLC domain-containing protein At5g14285 — MDLQLPLFFSMFLFVYTFAYSVLLRNWGPKHRLEASSCFISLAHGTPVVILATIAILQSPNPTDFAAPNTKFQALVLEYSIAYFSLDLLHCVSFSPNDFVFIFHHLAVLYVFVTCNYIVGCGAVPILGLLVVAELSSGCQNAWTLAGYRRTEIVAAAKFEEFVTPYFLTFYSVLRVGLAPVVVCKMGEFYVGSLVMGGNLIPTWAWISWLCVIGMAIFGSVLWVGNHWLLWFRPTKNRKEKVSSHVSH; from the coding sequence ATGGACCTTCAATTACCACTATTCTTCTCCATGTTTCTATTCGTATACACCTTCGCTTACTCGGTTCTCCTTCGAAATTGGGGGCCAAAGCACAGATTAGAAGCTTCAAGTTGCTTCATATCCCTCGCCCATGGCACTCCCGTCGTAATCCTCGCCACAATCGCAATTCTCCAATCTCCAAATCCAACCGATTTCGCCGCTCCAAACACCAAATTCCAAGCCCTAGTTCTCGAATACAGCATAGCGTATTTCTCACTAGATCTTCTTCATTGCGTATCGTTTTCTCCAAATGATTTCGTCTTCATATTTCATCATCTAGCAGTGCTTTACGTCTTCGTTACATGTAATTACATTGTTGGTTGTGGGGCTGTGCCGATTCTAGGGCTTTTGGTGGTGGCGGAATTAAGCAGTGGGTGCCAAAATGCTTGGACCCTTGCGGGGTATAGAAGGACGGAAATTGTAGCCGCGGCTAAGTTTGAGGAGTTTGTGACTCCGTATTTCTTAACGTTTTATAGTGTTTTACGAGTGGGATTGGCGCCGGTGGTTGTGTGCAAAATGGGGGAGTTTTATGTTGGCAGTTTGGTAATGGGTGGGAATTTGATTCCTACGTGGGCTTGGATTTCTTGGCTTTGTGTCATTGGTATGGCTATTTTTGGTAGTGTTTTGTGGGTCGGAAATCATTGGCTTCTTTGGTTTCGCCCCACtaagaatagaaaagaaaaagtaagtTCACATGTATCTCACTAA
- the LOC103488914 gene encoding pentatricopeptide repeat-containing protein At3g04130, mitochondrial, whose protein sequence is MLLHIQKSFKGIWGVRCKSIAYFHVSSQSCFNGLSPANISYPLEPNISVGARDLQQRVPSEFQKKISDVDFIIAKVQVGSSEDEVFQSLLQDPECNSIRFSHDLVYKLLQRFKDDWKSALGVFRWAESLSGFQHTPDLYDILIDTLGKTKQLVKMRGMLEEMKEARLVTLDTVAKAMRRFAGAGQWENAARIFDDLETYGLEKNTESMNVLLDTLCKEKKVEQARQIYLELKSHIAPNANTFNMFIHGWCKVNRIDEAHWTLQEMKGYGHRPCVISYSTIILFYCHHCKFNKVYELLDEMDAQGCPANVITYTTIMCSLTKSEEFEEALQIAERMKSAGCEPDTLFYNCLIHTLGRAGKVREAIRVFEVEMPSKSVLPNTSTYNSMISMYCRRAREEKARKLLEEMEKSGYCKPDVQTYYPLIKSCFRNGKTDYDLSNLLDEMTNKHHLSLDISTYSLLIHGLCRANKCDWAYQLFEKMISQDIKPRYLTCQLLLDEVKQKNMDKVADRIEGIMKKL, encoded by the coding sequence ATGCTCTTGCATATTCAGAAGAGTTTTAAGGGCATTTGGGGTGTTCGTTGTAAATCAATTGCCTATTTTCATGTATCCTCTCAAAGCTGTTTCAATGGCCTCTCCCCTGCAAATATTTCGTATCCGCTGGAACCTAATATCTCTGTAGGAGCTAGAGATTTGCAACAAAGAGTACCATctgaatttcagaaaaaaatTTCAGATGTTGACTTCATCATTGCTAAAGTTCAAGTGGGTAGCAGCGAGGATGAGGTTTTTCAGTCTCTTTTGCAAGATCCAGAGTGTAACAGCATACGATTCTCCCATGATCTTGTTTACAAGTTGCTCCAACGATTCAAAGATGATTGGAAATCTGCTTTGGGTGTTTTTAGATGGGCAGAGTCACTCTCTGGATTCCAGCACACACCAGATTTATATGACATTTTAATCGATACATTGGGAAAAACAAAGCAATTGGTTAAGATGAGAGGTATGCTTGAAGAAATGAAGGAAGCTCGTCTTGTGACACTTGATACTGTAGCTAAGGCCATGCGAAGATTTGCTGGTGCTGGACAATGGGAAAATGCTGCTAGGATATTTGATGATTTGGAAACTTATGGGTTGGAGAAGAACACCGAATCAATGAATGTGTTGCTTGATACTCTGTGCAAAGAGAAGAAGGTCGAGCAAGCTCGACAGATATATTTGGAACTCAAATCACATATTGCCCCAAATGCAAACACGTTTAACATGTTCATTCATGGTTGGTGTAAAGTTAATAGGATTGATGAAGCACATTGGACCTTACAAGAGATGAAAGGTTATGGTCATCGTCCTTGTGTTATTAGTTATTCAACGATTATTCTATTTTATTGTCATCATTGCAAATTTAATAAGGTTTATGAGTTGCTGGATGAAATGGATGCTCAAGGATGCCCTGCAAATGTCATCACTTACACCACTATCATGTGCTCACTAACAAAGTCGGAAGAATTCGAGGAAGCTTTGCAGATTGCTGAAAGAATGAAATCTGCTGGATGCGAACCCGATACACTTTTTTATAATTGTCTGATCCATACATTGGGGAGAGCAGGTAAAGTACGGGAAGCTATTCGTGTATTTGAAGTCGAAATGCCAAGCAAGAGTGTTTTACCAAATACATCAACCTACAATTCTATGATTTCCATGTACTGTCGTCGTGCGCGAGAAGAAAAGGCTAGGAAACTGCTTGAGGAGATGGAGAAATCAGGGTATTGTAAACCAGATGTCCAGACATATTACCCATTGATTAAATCCTGCTTTAGAAATGGAAAGACAGACTATGATCTGAGCAATTTATTGGATGAGATGACAAATAAACATCACCTGAGTCTTGATATTTCAACCTATTCCCTTCTAATTCATGGTCTTTGTAGAGCGAATAAGTGTGATTGGGCTTACCAGTTATTTGAGAAGATGATTAGTCAAGATATAAAGCCAAGGTATCTTACATGTCAACTGCTTTTGGATGAAGTTAAGCAGAAAAATATGGATAAAGTTGCTGATAGGATTGAAGGTATTATGAAGAAACTGTGA